Proteins co-encoded in one Bacillus infantis NRRL B-14911 genomic window:
- a CDS encoding DNA polymerase IV: protein MRELYPKNGRVILHVDMNSFYASVEMAYNPELKGKPLAIAGNAEERRGIIVTCSYEARKFGVRTTMPLWEAKKLCPQLIVMTPNFERYRAASMGMFNILGQYSGLVEPVSIDEGYVDITDSYEYGAPLEIAGSIQKQILDQLDLPCSIGVAPNKFLAKMASDMKKPMGITVLRKRDIGNILWPMPVEVMHGVGKKTAEKLRTLQIETIGSLAEANDLQLKGLLGINGPRLKERANGIDRRPVDPESAAEFKSVGNSTTLPRDVSNQQELFKVLDMLSEKVAVRLKKKKVYASALGITIRYKDRKTITRSRKLDNPVSLKEDLAAFSRKLFIRHWNGDPVRLLGVTAQELVEQDQAVRQLDLFSYEKEARKEPLFKTLADLRTKFGDKIIDLAGAGGDEADKPVIGTDTSFNKDFLHGAGKRQIQHPAQKNHE, encoded by the coding sequence ATGAGAGAATTATATCCAAAGAACGGGCGGGTCATTTTGCACGTTGATATGAACAGCTTCTACGCTTCAGTCGAAATGGCCTATAATCCTGAGCTGAAAGGGAAGCCGCTGGCGATTGCCGGAAATGCAGAAGAGCGAAGGGGAATAATCGTCACATGCAGCTATGAAGCAAGAAAGTTCGGCGTCAGGACAACAATGCCCTTATGGGAGGCCAAAAAGCTGTGCCCGCAGCTGATCGTAATGACACCGAATTTTGAACGGTACCGCGCTGCCTCTATGGGAATGTTCAATATACTCGGCCAATATTCCGGGCTTGTTGAGCCTGTCTCCATCGATGAAGGGTATGTCGATATTACAGATAGCTATGAGTATGGAGCGCCGCTTGAAATTGCCGGGAGCATCCAGAAGCAGATACTTGATCAGCTTGATCTGCCCTGCAGCATAGGGGTGGCCCCCAATAAATTTCTTGCTAAAATGGCTTCAGATATGAAGAAACCGATGGGCATCACCGTGCTGCGGAAACGCGATATAGGAAATATCCTTTGGCCGATGCCTGTGGAGGTAATGCATGGAGTCGGCAAAAAGACAGCCGAGAAGCTTCGCACCCTCCAGATTGAGACGATTGGCAGCCTCGCCGAAGCTAATGATCTTCAGCTGAAAGGGTTGCTTGGCATCAACGGGCCGCGACTGAAAGAGAGGGCGAACGGGATCGACCGCAGGCCCGTAGACCCGGAGTCTGCAGCTGAATTTAAGAGTGTGGGCAATTCTACTACGCTCCCAAGGGATGTGTCCAATCAGCAGGAGCTCTTTAAGGTGCTTGATATGCTGTCGGAAAAGGTAGCTGTCCGCCTGAAAAAAAAGAAGGTATATGCGTCAGCCCTGGGCATCACCATCCGCTATAAAGACAGAAAGACAATTACAAGGAGCAGGAAGCTGGATAACCCTGTCAGCTTAAAGGAAGATCTGGCTGCTTTCAGCCGGAAGCTGTTCATTAGGCACTGGAATGGAGATCCCGTCCGCCTCCTCGGGGTTACGGCTCAGGAACTCGTGGAGCAGGACCAGGCTGTCCGCCAGCTTGATTTATTTTCTTATGAGAAAGAGGCCAGGAAAGAGCCGCTTTTCAAAACCCTGGCCGATCTGCGGACCAAATTCGGGGATAAAATCATCGACCTTGCCGGAGCTGGGGGCGATGAGGCGGACAAACCTGTAATTGGGACAGATACCAGCTTCAATAAGGATTTCCTCCACGGTGCGGGAAAACGCCAAATCCAGCATCCGGCTCAAAAAAATCATGAATAA
- the gndA gene encoding NADP-dependent phosphogluconate dehydrogenase, producing the protein MTKQEIGVIGLAVMGKNLAWNIESRGYAVSVYNRSSEKTEEMLKESEGKNITGTYSIEEFVNSLEKPRKIMLMVKAGGPTDATIEQLKPHLEKGDILIDGGNTFFADTQRRNKELSELGIHFIGTGVSGGEEGALKGPSIMPGGQKEAYDLVAPIFKDISAKVNGEPCTTYIGPDGAGHYVKMVHNGIEYGDMQLISESYFLLKNVLGLSAEELHTVFADWNKGELDSYLIEITADIFTKKDEETGKPLVDVILDTAGQKGTGKWTSQSALDLGVPLPIITESVFARFLSAMKEERVHASRLLKGPEAKSFQGNREAFIESVRKALYMSKICSYAQGFAQMRAASDEYSWDLKYGDIAMIFRGGCIIRAQFLQKIKEAYDREPGLKNLLLDPYFKEIAESYQAALREIISSAVQNGIPVPCFSAALSYYDSYRTETLPANLLQAQRDYFGAHTYQRTDKEGTFHTNWI; encoded by the coding sequence ATGACTAAACAGGAAATAGGAGTTATCGGCCTTGCCGTTATGGGAAAAAACCTTGCCTGGAACATTGAAAGCAGGGGGTATGCTGTTTCTGTCTACAATAGATCTTCTGAAAAAACGGAAGAAATGCTTAAAGAATCCGAAGGGAAGAATATTACCGGAACTTACTCGATTGAAGAGTTTGTCAATTCCCTTGAAAAGCCGCGGAAAATTATGCTGATGGTCAAAGCGGGCGGCCCAACGGACGCAACGATTGAGCAGCTTAAGCCTCATCTTGAAAAGGGTGATATCCTGATAGATGGCGGAAATACTTTTTTCGCTGATACACAGCGGAGGAATAAAGAGCTGAGCGAGCTTGGCATCCATTTTATCGGAACCGGGGTGTCCGGGGGAGAAGAGGGCGCACTGAAAGGGCCGTCCATCATGCCTGGCGGGCAAAAGGAAGCCTATGACCTTGTCGCACCAATCTTTAAGGATATTTCTGCAAAAGTGAATGGCGAGCCTTGTACAACGTACATAGGTCCGGATGGGGCAGGACATTATGTCAAAATGGTCCATAATGGGATCGAATATGGAGACATGCAGCTGATCTCCGAATCTTATTTCCTTCTTAAAAATGTACTCGGCTTGTCGGCAGAAGAGCTGCACACCGTCTTTGCAGACTGGAATAAGGGCGAACTCGACAGCTATCTGATTGAAATCACAGCAGATATTTTTACTAAAAAGGATGAGGAAACAGGCAAGCCGCTCGTGGATGTGATCCTCGATACAGCCGGCCAAAAGGGTACAGGGAAATGGACAAGCCAAAGTGCCCTTGATTTAGGTGTCCCGCTTCCGATTATCACTGAGTCCGTCTTTGCACGCTTCCTTTCGGCCATGAAAGAGGAGCGCGTCCACGCGAGCAGGCTTTTGAAAGGACCTGAAGCGAAGAGCTTTCAAGGAAACAGGGAAGCATTCATTGAGTCTGTCCGCAAAGCTTTATATATGAGCAAAATCTGTTCCTATGCACAGGGGTTTGCCCAGATGCGGGCTGCATCGGATGAATACAGCTGGGATTTGAAATACGGGGATATCGCCATGATTTTCCGCGGAGGCTGCATCATCCGCGCCCAGTTCCTGCAGAAAATCAAAGAAGCTTATGACAGGGAACCGGGTCTTAAAAATCTTCTGCTTGATCCATATTTCAAGGAAATCGCCGAAAGCTACCAGGCAGCCCTGCGGGAAATCATCAGCTCTGCTGTACAGAACGGAATACCGGTTCCATGCTTCTCAGCCGCGCTTTCTTATTATGACAGCTACCGGACGGAAACCCTCCCGGCCAATCTGCTTCAGGCACAGCGCGATTATTTCGGGGCCCATACGTATCAGCGTACGGACAAAGAAGGCACGTTCCATACGAACTGGATTTAA